The Deltaproteobacteria bacterium genome window below encodes:
- a CDS encoding DNA/RNA non-specific endonuclease, producing the protein MFSNKNFSINRASFFQQGIACYYFVLFVFLLNSSFSIAQSYQGVPEVAEDQINSAVLPPLQIPKISAKRNLVIPENQEDLVKKCTDTFENRPDLFRGTNLFKGTNTDQQQDEKDEKNSFNAYSFSIKHGAYEVSYNFYHLNPNWVYHRVHRSNLENSCGKRDKGFYSDYHLTKAGVPKEFILSDKSFKGSGFDRGHMAPSGDFLWDQGINKESFFMTNMSPQTPGLNQNTWQKLEDHIRKWACGNQELEVYTGPVLSQKLDRLESCVSVPQYYYKVLVYYKNGKHHGIAFLYPQTDEKEDGDPFEKRALSIRKLEEVTGIKFFKNKYSQEVQDQFETSFDLNDWIGTEVNCVACNGVLKQ; encoded by the coding sequence ATGTTTTCGAATAAAAATTTTTCAATCAACAGGGCCAGTTTTTTCCAACAAGGCATCGCTTGCTACTATTTTGTTTTGTTTGTTTTTCTATTAAATTCTTCTTTTTCAATAGCTCAATCCTATCAAGGAGTTCCTGAAGTAGCTGAGGATCAAATTAACTCTGCTGTTCTTCCCCCATTACAAATCCCAAAAATATCTGCAAAAAGAAATTTGGTAATCCCAGAAAATCAAGAAGACCTTGTTAAAAAATGTACTGACACTTTTGAAAACCGTCCTGATCTTTTTAGGGGCACAAACCTTTTTAAGGGCACAAACACAGATCAACAACAGGATGAAAAAGATGAGAAAAATTCATTCAATGCCTACAGCTTTTCTATAAAACATGGGGCCTATGAGGTGTCTTATAATTTTTATCACCTTAACCCGAATTGGGTTTACCATCGTGTTCATCGATCTAATTTAGAAAACAGCTGTGGAAAAAGGGATAAGGGTTTTTATTCAGATTATCATTTAACTAAAGCAGGGGTTCCTAAAGAATTTATCCTCAGTGATAAAAGCTTTAAAGGCTCTGGATTTGATCGAGGACATATGGCTCCCTCTGGAGATTTTTTGTGGGATCAAGGAATCAACAAAGAATCTTTTTTCATGACCAATATGTCCCCGCAAACACCCGGCTTAAATCAAAATACGTGGCAAAAACTAGAAGACCACATTCGAAAGTGGGCTTGTGGCAATCAAGAATTGGAAGTCTACACGGGTCCCGTTCTTTCTCAAAAATTGGATCGATTAGAATCCTGCGTGAGTGTTCCACAATATTATTATAAAGTTTTAGTCTATTATAAAAATGGCAAACACCATGGAATTGCTTTTCTCTATCCACAAACAGATGAAAAAGAAGACGGAGACCCTTTTGAAAAACGAGCTCTCTCTATCAGAAAATTAGAAGAAGTTACAGGAATCAAATTCTTTAAAAATAAATATTCTCAAGAAGTTCAAGATCAATTCGAAACATCCTTTGATCTGAATGATTGGATTGGCACCGAAGTCAATTGCGTCGCTTGCAATGGAGTGCTAAAGCAGTAG
- the nagZ gene encoding beta-N-acetylhexosaminidase yields the protein MNKKFGQLMIIGIQGKSLSEDEKKFIINNNISGIILMGRNCESPKQVHDLCTEIQSLRFHMPDKAPLFIGIDMEGGRVQRLKSPFTLWPPARKMGELDNASISFLFSQKMGMELKSVGINLNFAPCVDIFSNPQNTVIGDRALGTDPEQVGKHASALVRGYIKSEIIPCVKHFPGHGNTLIDSHEDLPTEDAELKRLEDFELIPFKRSFKARVEMCMTSHILFPKIDPKYPVTFSEIFIKKVLKEANRFRGLVITDDLDMKALTKNYSPDQIPILAMKAGCDLLLYCNEPLSPPRALEALIEATAQGVLDINHLEQVANKIIAFKKEKITNPDPMTYEEASKIVGCEEHQKIAEAVRLGVIPEGLLL from the coding sequence ATGAATAAAAAATTTGGTCAATTAATGATTATTGGAATTCAGGGAAAATCTCTTTCTGAAGATGAAAAAAAATTTATTATCAATAATAATATTTCAGGAATTATTCTTATGGGAAGAAATTGTGAGTCACCTAAACAAGTCCATGATTTGTGTACAGAGATCCAGTCCTTAAGATTTCATATGCCTGACAAAGCCCCTTTATTTATTGGAATAGACATGGAGGGAGGTCGTGTGCAGCGATTAAAATCCCCCTTTACGCTGTGGCCTCCAGCAAGAAAGATGGGGGAACTAGACAATGCCAGTATTTCCTTTTTGTTTAGTCAGAAGATGGGAATGGAATTAAAAAGTGTTGGGATCAATTTAAATTTCGCACCTTGTGTGGATATTTTTTCAAATCCTCAAAACACTGTTATTGGTGATCGCGCCTTAGGAACTGATCCTGAACAAGTGGGTAAACACGCATCGGCGCTGGTCAGGGGTTATATAAAATCTGAAATCATCCCCTGTGTAAAACACTTTCCTGGACATGGAAATACCCTGATCGACTCTCATGAGGATCTACCAACAGAAGATGCAGAGCTCAAACGCTTGGAAGATTTTGAACTTATCCCTTTTAAGCGGTCTTTCAAAGCTCGTGTTGAAATGTGCATGACGTCTCATATTTTATTTCCTAAGATTGATCCCAAATACCCAGTTACTTTTTCAGAAATCTTTATCAAAAAAGTTCTGAAAGAAGCTAATCGTTTCCGTGGTCTTGTTATCACTGATGATCTCGATATGAAAGCCCTAACAAAAAACTATTCTCCAGATCAAATTCCCATACTAGCAATGAAAGCAGGATGTGATTTATTGCTATATTGTAACGAGCCACTATCCCCACCAAGAGCTCTAGAAGCCTTGATCGAGGCTACAGCACAAGGGGTGTTGGATATTAATCACCTTGAACAGGTGGCAAATAAAATCATTGCCTTTAAGAAAGAAAAAATTACAAATCCTGATCCTATGACTTACGAAGAGGCCTCTAAAATTGTTGGTTGCGAAGAACATCAAAAAATTGCAGAAGCCGTAAGATTGGGAGTGATTCCAGAGGGACTACTGCTTTAG